The Oscillatoria salina IIICB1 genome contains the following window.
TCATTTAGTTGTTTCTGAGGCTCAAAAATATGCTGATTTTCTCAAACAACAGTTACCGGAGGTGAGTATTTAAATGTTGTTCAGTAGAGAAAATATTTCCCAAAAACTTCTACGTAAAATTACTTAAGGCGATCTACTACCGAGGTGAAAATAGGCTTTTTCCAAAGATCGGTATGGGGAATTTTCCCTATCCCGATGGGTAAATTCCCTCACCCCCTTCGATTAAGAAATTAGCTAGAGTGCATCACAACAGAGAAAAATTATCTGGAAAGTAAGCTATGACAACGACAAGCGAAACTCACACCTATACCCAATTACCTCCTTTAATTCCCCGCCAAATTTTGTTTGGTAATCCCGAACGAGTTAGTCCAAAATTGTCGCCGGATGGTAAATATTTAGCTTATATTGCTCCCGACGAAAAAAATGTTTTGCAAGTTTGGTTAAAAACTATTGGTGAAGAAAAAGAAACTCAATTAACTAATGATAAAAAACGCGGAATTCGGATGTATTTCTGGACTTATAATCCAGAACAATTGATTTATCTACAAGATTCTGATGGCGATGAAAACTTTCACCTTTATTCGGTGAATATTAACACTAATATTGTCCGGGATTTAACTCCATTTCAAGGTGTAAAAGCTCAACCAATTGAATTCGATCGCGAATATCCTGACGAAGCTTTAATTGCTTTAAACTTAAATAGTCCGGAAAAATTTGATGTTTATCGTCTCAATTTGAAAAATGGCGCAGTAGAATTTGAGACAGAAAATCCAGGTAATATTGTTAGTTGGACAGCAGATCCTCAGTTTAAAATTCGCGTGGCGGTTGCGGCAACACCTGATGGTGGTTCAGACTTACTTTATCGTGAAAATGTAGACCAAGATTGGCAAGTTTTGCGTCATTGGGGTCCTGATGATGGCGGTGGTGCAATTGACTTTGATGATGAAGGTAAGACACTCTATATTATTGGTTCTCATGATGCTAATGCGGAACGTTTGTTAGCTTTAGATTTAGCTACGAAAGAAGAAACGGTAATTGCTGCTGATGAAAAGTATGATGTTGGTGGTGTGGTTATGCACCCGACAAAACGAGTAATTCAAGCAGTTTCGTTTTACAAAGATAAACTAGAATGGCAAATTTTAGATGAAAATATTGCTGAAGATTTTGCTAATTTAGGGAAAGTTCGTTCGGGTGAATATAGTATTACCAGTCGCGACTTAGCTGACAAAAATTGGATTGTTGCTTACTTGACTGACAATGGTCCTGTTTACTACTATTTTTATAACCGCGAGACGAAAGAAAGTAAGTTGCTGTTTAGCAGTCAACCGAAGTTAGAAGATTTACCTCTTGTCCCGATGCGATCTGTAGCATATCAGTCGCGGGATGGGATGACAATTCACGGCTATCTTACTTTACCAATGGGTGGCGAAACTCCGGTTCCGACGGTGTTATTGGTTCATGGGGGACCTTGGGCGCGAGATACTTGGGGTTACAGTTCTACGGTACAATGGTTGGCGAACCGAGGTTATGCGGTGATGCAAATTAATTATCGAGGTTCGACTGGTTACGGGAAGGATTTCGTCAATGCAGCTAATCGTGAATGGGCTGGGACGATGCACGATGATTTGATTGATGGGGTAAACTGGTTAATTGACCAAGGTATTTCTGACCCGAATAAGATTGCAATTATGGGTGGTTCTTACGGTGGTTATGCGACTTTGGTGGGGTTAACTTTTACACCAGATGTGTTTACTTGCGGTGTGGATATTGTCGGACCGAGTAATTTAATTACGTTGATGAAGAGTATTCCTCCTTATTGGAAACCGATGATGGCGATGTTTCAGCATCGGGTGGGAAATTTGGAGACGGAAGAAGAATTTTTGAAATCGCGATCGCCACTTTTCCAGGTTGATAAAATAGAGAAGCCTTTGTTAATTGGACAAGGTGCGAACGACCCTCGCGTGAAACAAGCAGAAAGCGAGCAAATTGTCGAGGCAATGAAACAAAATGATAAGCCTGTGGAATATGTTCTTTATACTGACGAAGGACATGGTTTTGCGCGTCCGGAGAATCGCTTGCATTTTTACGCGATCGCAGAAGAATTTCTGGCAAAATATTTAGGCGGTCAATTTGAATCTGTGGATAAGGTTGAAGGACATTCTGGTATTGTCCAGCGCTATCCAGATAACGATAATAACTAATT
Protein-coding sequences here:
- a CDS encoding S9 family peptidase translates to MTTTSETHTYTQLPPLIPRQILFGNPERVSPKLSPDGKYLAYIAPDEKNVLQVWLKTIGEEKETQLTNDKKRGIRMYFWTYNPEQLIYLQDSDGDENFHLYSVNINTNIVRDLTPFQGVKAQPIEFDREYPDEALIALNLNSPEKFDVYRLNLKNGAVEFETENPGNIVSWTADPQFKIRVAVAATPDGGSDLLYRENVDQDWQVLRHWGPDDGGGAIDFDDEGKTLYIIGSHDANAERLLALDLATKEETVIAADEKYDVGGVVMHPTKRVIQAVSFYKDKLEWQILDENIAEDFANLGKVRSGEYSITSRDLADKNWIVAYLTDNGPVYYYFYNRETKESKLLFSSQPKLEDLPLVPMRSVAYQSRDGMTIHGYLTLPMGGETPVPTVLLVHGGPWARDTWGYSSTVQWLANRGYAVMQINYRGSTGYGKDFVNAANREWAGTMHDDLIDGVNWLIDQGISDPNKIAIMGGSYGGYATLVGLTFTPDVFTCGVDIVGPSNLITLMKSIPPYWKPMMAMFQHRVGNLETEEEFLKSRSPLFQVDKIEKPLLIGQGANDPRVKQAESEQIVEAMKQNDKPVEYVLYTDEGHGFARPENRLHFYAIAEEFLAKYLGGQFESVDKVEGHSGIVQRYPDNDNN